In Nicotiana tabacum cultivar K326 chromosome 2, ASM71507v2, whole genome shotgun sequence, the following proteins share a genomic window:
- the LOC107787904 gene encoding serine/threonine-protein kinase ATG1c produces MAQSMSRGGGRSVVGNYVVGKQIGAGSFSTVWHARHRAHGTEVAIKEIVTARLNNKLQDSLKSEIVILQKINHPNIIRLHDMIEEVGKIYIILEYCRGGDLSMYIQQRQGRIPEATAKHFMQQLASGLKILRDNNLIHRDLKPQNLLLSSNDDSSTLKIADFGFARSLQPRGLAETLCGSPLYMAPEIMQLQKYDAKADLWSVGAILFQLVTGKTPFTGNNQIQLLQNILKSTELLFPPNAKNLSANCIDLCKKLLRRNPVERLTFEEFFNHPFLAEKQPDELSWDRRPQRVIGGFPISEGYPVRNREETFQEDGLPFSLDDDSSVPDGSPSFAGRLPQRLSHGFSYDAKAERKEGSCNTPHKTDSIGSSHRHTERNMRESINLKDHRQATTRSKVVDSFELIDQDYVIVSGPPMDSYSSAGASRLSNMPFRSSRSLQASTILDPRPSDPVPIIGPPTSRIGHLGSLESPSSAPGTSQGCTDIINRLEQPPTDGMARIESLQHFASAIMELVNEKVEASRHLEAFSIQLVSLAIWKQALDICHTQAASAIEGSPNQETIRLREITKKGQASLNIKEHLDATNILGPENVCSHIEKAFLSEVGNAEELAKHIEPGNTEVPDAMEMIFQSALALGRKGAVDEYMGRTENAVVFYSKAVRLLKFLQVEAPSLILNPPFSLTNSDRYRLQNYTDVLNNRQSVSRSQMMALLKCEDQHCSP; encoded by the exons ATGGCTCAATCGATGAGCAGAGGAGGGGGAAGGAGTGTGGTAGGGAACTATGTAGTGGGGAAGCAAATCGGCGCCGGCTCTTTCTCGACGGTGTGGCATGCTCGGCACCGAGCTCACGGAACCGAAGTGGCTATTAAAGAGATCGTCACGGCTCGGCTTAATAATAAGCTTCAGGATAGTCTCAAGTCCGAAATTGTAATTTTACAGAAGATCAATCATCCTAATATCATTCGCCTCCACGACATGATCGAG GAGGTGGGAAAAATATACATTATTTTGGAGTACTGTAGAGGAGGTGATCTTTCTATGTACATTCAACAACGACAAGGGAGAATTCCAGAAGCAACTGCAAAACATTTTATGCAGCAACTTG CATCTGGTTTAAAAATCCTCCGTGATAACAATCTAATACATAGGGATCTAAAGCCTCAG AATCTCCTCTTATCCTCGAACGATGACAGCTCCACCTTGAAGATTGCTGATTTTGGGTTTGCAAG GTCTTTGCAGCCTAGGGGCCTTGCTGAAACACTATGTGGTTCACCATTGTACATGGCTCCAGAAATAATGCAACTTCAAAAGTATGATGCAAAG GCAGATCTCTGGAGCGTTGGTGCCATCCTGTTTCAGCTTGTAACAGGCAAAACCCCGTTTACTGGAAACAATCAAATCCAG TTGCTCCAGAACATATTAAAGTCCACTGAATTGCTGTTTCCTCCAAATGCAAAAAATTTAAGTGCTAACTGCATAGATTTGTGTAAAAAATTGCTGCGCCGTAATCCAG TGGAGCGGTTGACATTTGAAGAGTTCTTTAACCACCCATTTCTTGCAGAGAAGCAGCCAGATGAGCTGTCTTG GGATAGGAGACCTCAAAGGGTAATAGGTGGTTTTCCTATATCAGAAGGCTATCCTGTGAGGAACAGAGAGGAAACTTTTCAAGAAGATGGTTTACCCTTTAGTCTAGATGATGATTCCAGCGTTCCTGATGGTAGTCCTTCATTTGCTGGGAGATTACCACAGAGGTTGTCACATGGATTTTCTTATGATGCAAAAGCTGAGAGGAAAGAAGGTTCTTGTAATACCCCACACAAAACAGATAGTATTGGCTCGAGCCACAGACATACAGAAAGGAACATGAGGGAATCTATTAATTTGAAGGACCATAGGCAAGCTACTACTCGTTCAAAAG TGGTGGATTCGTTTGAGTTGATTGATCAGGACTATGTCATTGTTTCTGGGCCCCCCATGGACTCATATTCTTCAGCAGGTGCCTCTAGGCTTAGCAATATGCCATTCAGATCAAGCAGATCCCTGCAAGCGTCTACGATTTTAGATCCTAGACCAAGTGACCCGGTGCCTATTATTGGTCCTCCAACTAGTAGAATAGGTCATTTAGGAAGTTTGGAAAGTCCCTCATCTGCACCTGGAACTTCACAAGGATGCACAGATATCATAAACCGTTTGGAGCAGCCGCCAACTGATGGCATGGCCAGAATAGAGTCCCTGCAACATTTTGCCTCTGCTATCATGGAGTTAGTGAATGAGAAG GTTGAGGCAAGCAGGCATCTGGAAGCATTTTCAATTCAGCTAGTCAGTCTTGCTATATGGAAGCAAGCTTTGGATATTTGTCATACGCAAGCGGCGTCGGCAATTGAAGGAAGTCCAAACCAAGAAACTATCAGATTGAGGGAAATCACGAAGAAAGGTCAAGCTAGTCTTAACATAAAAGAGCATCTTGATGCTACTAACATTTTGGGGCCGGAGAATGTATGCTCTCATATTGAAAAAGCATTTCTTAGTGAAGTTGGTAATGCAGAGGAACTTGCCAAACATATAGAGCCTG GAAATACAGAGGTGCCAGATGCAATGGAGATGATATTTCAATCTGCCCTGGCTTTGGGTAGAAAGGGAGCT GTTGATGAGTACATGGGTCGGACTGAAAATGCAGTGGTATTTTATTCAAAAGCTGTGCGTTTGTTAAAATTCCTACAAGTGGAAGCACCATCTCTGATTTTAAATCCTCCATTTTCTCTAACAAACTCGGATCGTTATAGGCTTCAAAATTACACTGATGTCCTCAATAACAGGCAAAGTGTTTCAAGGTCTCAAATGATGGCTCTGCTTAAGTGTGAGGATCAACACTGCTCTCCTTAA